The proteins below come from a single Fusibacter sp. A1 genomic window:
- the csaB gene encoding polysaccharide pyruvyl transferase CsaB produces the protein MKKLFLIGYYGYDNMGDEVLLSSITRFLKEQGGIAIKVLSYNAHDTERVHGVEGVSRSKGLGLIKQILQTDILVSGGGSILQDGTSSKSLYYYMGILGLGKLLGKKVYLMGNGYGPVTHGYNRMMLKFLLKNVDGIVSRDQDAYEAFARYQPKRLFNGVDCVFLQRSDQTTHADKPSKRPYVVMSLRPWKNDLAILEAVSDTIDKLDRLGYDTVLVPMKQPDDSLFSRPLLEKGGHVSLLEHDIEALKQCLEHASFTIGMRLHALILSTIAHTPFIAVSYDPKVASFARQVDQKVGCTTESISSEKLSDAIDDMLMNLEKYRMLLNENLVDLSKTATEQMELLMTWINDCN, from the coding sequence ATGAAAAAGTTGTTTTTAATTGGATACTACGGATACGATAATATGGGAGATGAAGTGCTTCTTTCTTCAATCACCAGATTTCTTAAGGAACAAGGCGGGATAGCGATCAAGGTTTTGAGCTATAACGCCCACGACACCGAACGGGTACATGGAGTGGAAGGAGTTTCGCGTTCGAAAGGCTTAGGCCTGATCAAGCAGATACTCCAGACCGACATACTCGTAAGCGGTGGCGGTAGCATACTTCAAGACGGAACCAGTTCTAAATCGCTGTACTACTATATGGGAATTCTCGGACTTGGCAAGCTGTTAGGTAAAAAAGTCTATCTGATGGGTAACGGATACGGTCCTGTCACACATGGCTACAACCGTATGATGCTCAAGTTCCTACTTAAAAATGTCGACGGAATCGTATCAAGAGACCAGGACGCCTATGAAGCCTTTGCGCGTTATCAGCCCAAAAGGTTGTTCAACGGTGTGGACTGCGTATTTTTACAAAGGTCGGATCAGACTACCCATGCGGATAAACCAAGTAAACGGCCTTATGTCGTCATGTCTCTGAGACCTTGGAAAAACGACTTGGCCATCTTGGAAGCTGTGAGCGACACCATTGACAAACTGGATAGACTCGGTTATGATACTGTTCTTGTTCCGATGAAACAGCCTGATGATAGCCTATTCAGCAGACCCCTGCTTGAAAAGGGAGGACACGTGAGTCTTTTGGAGCACGATATCGAGGCGCTTAAGCAGTGTTTGGAACACGCATCGTTCACAATAGGAATGAGACTGCATGCCCTTATTCTATCGACGATCGCCCATACTCCGTTTATAGCGGTCAGCTACGACCCAAAGGTCGCAAGCTTCGCAAGGCAGGTCGATCAAAAGGTCGGATGCACGACAGAGTCGATTTCCAGCGAAAAACTATCCGACGCCATCGACGATATGCTTATGAATTTGGAGAAGTATAGGATGTTGCTAAATGAAAACTTGGTCGACCTTAGCAAAACAGCGACTGAGCAAATGGAACTGCTTATGACTTGGATAAATGACTGTAATTAG
- a CDS encoding type II toxin-antitoxin system PemK/MazF family toxin, translated as MEIRRGDIILADLSPVVGSEQGGLRPVLIIQNDIGNKYSPTVIVAAITAQITKSKLPTHVELKKGKHGLTKNSVILMEQIRTIDKKRLSQKLGHVDKILMKAVDDALIVSLGLYDEV; from the coding sequence ATGGAAATTAGACGTGGTGACATTATTCTTGCCGACCTTTCACCAGTGGTGGGGTCTGAACAAGGCGGTCTTCGGCCGGTTTTAATCATACAAAACGACATCGGGAATAAATACAGCCCGACTGTTATTGTTGCGGCCATTACTGCACAAATCACCAAGTCTAAGCTTCCTACCCATGTCGAGTTGAAAAAAGGCAAGCATGGGTTGACTAAAAATTCCGTCATTTTGATGGAACAAATAAGGACAATCGATAAAAAACGTTTAAGTCAAAAGCTGGGGCATGTCGACAAAATTCTGATGAAGGCTGTCGATGATGCGCTGATAGTCAGTTTAGGACTTTATGACGAAGTGTGA
- a CDS encoding CopG family transcriptional regulator, with product MQGTNPVFEYLSEDMKREYKHYVKCHSDHGAIINEAMKLYIGELKRNQRIQELRSGYEQMAEINLDYAETGFVGDMTSLDDYEHNLKMRKK from the coding sequence ATGCAGGGGACAAATCCAGTTTTTGAATATCTTTCTGAGGATATGAAGCGAGAGTACAAACATTATGTCAAGTGCCATTCTGACCACGGCGCCATAATTAATGAAGCGATGAAACTTTACATCGGCGAACTGAAAAGAAATCAGCGTATACAAGAATTACGGTCCGGCTATGAGCAAATGGCTGAGATCAATTTGGATTATGCTGAAACGGGATTTGTAGGAGATATGACCTCATTGGACGATTATGAACACAACTTAAAAATGAGGAAAAAGTAA
- the alr gene encoding alanine racemase, giving the protein MQATRPVWAEINLDNLAHNIREVRRVTDKKSLVTAVIKADGYGHGAARIGRTLLDNGADRFAVATLSEAISLRKAFKDTPILVLGYTPNELAQKVIDHQLIQTVYTLEQAKFFNETAGECSTQMTVHLKLDTGMSRLGFLCDEAGTQSVVACFSLEHLFIEGVYTHFACADEVDKSTTHHQVSRFNQVIEAIENAGFTVPIKHVSNSAAIIDLPQYNCDMVRAGIMLYGLYPSKEVDHTAVELKEVMSLKARISLVKTLHEGDSVSYGHIYTAKEGERIATLPLGYADGFTRMLTGKTDVILRGKRMRIVGKICMDQCMVSVTDESAKIGDIVTMFGTHEGAFKSIDEIADAVGTINYEIVCMIDKRVPRHYYHKGVLVAISDDVLKLSAID; this is encoded by the coding sequence ATGCAGGCGACAAGACCCGTTTGGGCAGAAATCAACTTAGACAATTTAGCACACAACATACGTGAAGTAAGAAGAGTGACAGATAAGAAATCGCTTGTGACTGCGGTCATCAAAGCGGATGGATACGGACATGGTGCTGCAAGAATCGGGAGGACACTGCTTGATAACGGTGCTGACCGATTCGCTGTAGCCACCTTATCCGAGGCAATCAGCCTGAGAAAAGCCTTTAAAGACACTCCGATATTGGTTCTTGGCTATACGCCGAATGAGTTGGCTCAGAAGGTGATCGACCATCAACTGATACAGACGGTCTACACGCTGGAACAAGCAAAGTTCTTCAATGAAACGGCCGGCGAGTGTTCCACTCAAATGACCGTGCACCTTAAACTGGATACAGGAATGAGCAGGTTAGGATTTTTATGTGATGAAGCGGGTACACAATCCGTAGTCGCTTGCTTCTCGCTTGAGCACCTTTTCATCGAGGGGGTGTATACACACTTCGCATGTGCGGATGAAGTGGATAAGTCAACGACCCATCATCAGGTTAGTCGTTTCAACCAGGTGATAGAAGCGATTGAAAATGCCGGTTTTACGGTGCCGATCAAACACGTGAGCAATTCAGCCGCCATCATCGACCTGCCGCAATACAATTGCGACATGGTCAGAGCGGGCATCATGCTTTATGGCCTTTATCCGTCGAAAGAGGTGGACCACACTGCGGTCGAACTGAAGGAAGTCATGAGCCTCAAAGCTAGGATTTCTCTGGTAAAGACCTTGCATGAAGGGGATAGCGTAAGTTACGGGCATATCTATACCGCCAAAGAAGGCGAGCGAATCGCCACTTTACCTCTGGGGTACGCCGACGGATTCACAAGAATGCTGACGGGAAAGACGGATGTGATTCTCCGTGGAAAACGCATGCGGATTGTAGGGAAAATTTGCATGGACCAGTGTATGGTCAGCGTGACAGACGAGTCCGCTAAAATCGGAGATATCGTCACGATGTTCGGTACACATGAAGGTGCGTTCAAATCAATCGATGAAATTGCCGATGCCGTCGGTACGATCAACTATGAAATTGTTTGTATGATTGACAAGCGTGTTCCTAGGCATTATTATCATAAGGGCGTCTTGGTAGCGATCAGTGATGATGTGCTTAAATTGTCCGCTATTGATTAA
- the acpS gene encoding holo-ACP synthase has protein sequence MIKGIGSDIIEIDRVKDACENERFLTRNFTACELEMFKTRGNRTETIAANFAMKEAVVKALGTGFRGLNLIDIEVLRDDLGKPIVTLNESIKTVMNKYGITAVHVSCSHAKAYAVGYAIAE, from the coding sequence ATGATTAAGGGAATCGGATCGGACATCATCGAAATCGATCGAGTGAAGGACGCCTGTGAGAATGAACGGTTTTTAACAAGAAATTTCACTGCCTGTGAGCTGGAAATGTTCAAAACAAGAGGAAACAGGACGGAAACCATCGCAGCGAACTTTGCGATGAAAGAAGCGGTCGTAAAGGCCCTCGGAACTGGATTCAGAGGACTCAACCTCATCGATATCGAGGTGCTCAGGGATGATCTTGGAAAACCGATCGTAACCTTGAATGAATCAATAAAGACGGTGATGAATAAATATGGAATCACCGCTGTCCATGTGAGCTGCTCCCATGCGAAAGCTTACGCGGTAGGCTATGCAATCGCTGAGTGA
- a CDS encoding stalk domain-containing protein — protein sequence MNNKINRKMSLLLILIMVLTQIAFAEPVPVSVKINDTYLKTDAEHLLIDGRVYVVARFVAEALGAQVTWDETNAVAHFVKEDMHLVFGQGGGKSLRIDTEIPIEGHTFISEGRLYVPVRVFAEFFLSEVTWISESRTVQITKEDVVIPEELTGEAPIDEKELEWLARMVSVEARDGSVIKKIAVANVILNRVKSDQFPDTVYDVIMQKGQFPPAHWTSFPGIEPDEVSIEAATRALYGENNVETCLYFNLKPFSWKPQSDFYKEIEGDYFYY from the coding sequence ATGAACAATAAGATTAATAGGAAAATGAGCCTCTTGCTGATTTTAATAATGGTACTGACTCAAATCGCTTTTGCCGAACCGGTTCCTGTATCGGTTAAAATCAACGACACTTACCTTAAGACAGATGCGGAGCATCTTCTGATCGACGGGCGTGTCTACGTAGTCGCAAGGTTTGTAGCCGAGGCACTTGGTGCCCAGGTCACTTGGGACGAGACAAACGCAGTGGCGCATTTTGTAAAAGAGGATATGCATCTGGTATTCGGACAAGGTGGCGGTAAATCCTTGAGGATCGACACTGAAATTCCGATTGAAGGACATACCTTTATCAGTGAGGGACGGCTATATGTTCCGGTGCGTGTTTTTGCAGAGTTCTTTTTATCGGAAGTGACGTGGATCTCAGAGAGTAGGACCGTCCAGATTACAAAAGAGGATGTCGTCATTCCAGAAGAACTGACTGGCGAAGCACCTATCGACGAGAAGGAACTCGAGTGGTTGGCACGCATGGTAAGTGTCGAAGCGAGAGACGGGTCGGTGATTAAAAAGATCGCTGTAGCCAATGTGATTCTAAACCGTGTGAAAAGCGATCAGTTTCCTGATACGGTATATGATGTGATCATGCAAAAAGGTCAGTTTCCTCCAGCGCACTGGACCAGCTTCCCGGGCATTGAACCGGATGAGGTGAGTATAGAAGCGGCAACGAGAGCGCTATATGGAGAAAACAACGTCGAGACATGCCTGTATTTCAACCTAAAGCCTTTTAGCTGGAAACCTCAAAGCGATTTTTACAAGGAGATCGAAGGGGATTACTTTTACTACTAG